The genomic DNA GACAGTATACTAAAAGTCACAGAATCTCATAATTCTAAGTAATTCATTCTATTTAAATGGTATTTATTTAAGCTAAATACCTGATACAAACCTTCGGTTGGGCTTATCCGGTGATGTGTGTAAAACACATGAGTGGAGTTAAAGACAGTTGAATAGgatagaagaggaaaggaataatGACAACGATGATGATgtaagaatatacaaaacaaattaTGTACAACACAATCACACACCACCGGCTGACCTATGTCCAGCCCGTCCCTGAGCcacggtccccccagtcccctcccccCAGTTTCTAAACTGAGCATGACACCATATGCTAAGGAATATCACTTTGGCCCCTTGGgggcagctgtcctggctgtgccccctcccagctggcAGGGCACCAGAAGCTAAAAAATCCTTGACTGCTCAGCATCAACTCAAAACATCCATGTATTAAcaacattcttctcattctcaatccaaaacacagcactaaacTAGcacagctactaggaagaaaatttactCTATCCCAAACCCAGGACGtccccccacagccacccccacagcagcccccagagccccacgggcccctcagcagcagattcagggggtgctgggctgcggaggcggctgcaggctgggggtgccgtGGGTGCGCTGGTGAGCCAGCATGAGCCTCTCCTTGCAAAACCGCTTCTCGCAGACACCACACTGGAAGGGCTTGGCCTCTGCCTGCCCCCCTGCTGGGGCCAGAACCCCCGTCTCCTGCTGGACACCCTCCAGCACAAGCTCCAGGCCCTGGTGAACACACTGGTGTCTCTTCAGGTGCTTCTTATACCCGAAGCTTTTGCCGCACTCTGTGCAGGTGAAgagcttctccccagtgtggatgcaCTGGTGGATGATGAGGTTCGCCTTCTGCCTGAAGCTTTTCATGCAGTTGGTGCAGGTGAAGGGTTTCTCCCCAGTATGGATATGCTGGTGCATGATGAGGCTCATCTTGTCTCTGAAGCTCTCATCACAGTCCTTGCAGGgaaagggcttctccccagtgtggatgtGCTGGTGCCTCAGCAGGCTGTCCCTGCGGAcaaagctcttgccacagtcagtgCAGGCAAATGGCCTCTCTCCAGTGTGGATGCGCCGGTGGGTGATGAGGTTTCCcttctccctgaagctcttgccgcagtcagtgcaggtgaagggcttctccccagtgtggatgcgctggtgacTCCGCAGGTGTGGCCTTTGGAcaaagctcttgccacagtcggtgcaggtgaagggtttctccccagtgtggatgcgctggtggacGATGAGGTTCACCTTCTGTGTGAAGCTTTTGCCACAGTCCGAGCAGACAAAGGGCTTCTCTCTGGTGTGGATGCGCTGATGGATGATGAGATTTCTCTTCCCCGTGAAGCTTTTGCCACAGTCAGTGCAGGCGAAGGGCTTCTCCCCGGTGTGGACGCGCTCATGGACTACAAAGttcctcttctccctgaagATCTTGCCACAGTCAGAGCAGACAAAGGGCTTCTCCCCGGTGTGGCTGCGCTGGTGGATGATGAGGCTCTTCTTCTCCCtaaagctcttgccacagtcagaGCAGGCAAAaggcttctccccagtgtggatgcgctggtgacTCAGCAGGTGCTGCCTCCGGACAAAGCTCTTGCCACACTCAGTGCAGAGATGGCGGAGGCCCAACCCGACCCCCTGGCTCCCGCCTGGTTGGCTGCAGGCTGAGCCCCCCTGACACCTCGTGCCAGGGTTTGGCATCCCCGGGAGCAGGGCGGTGGGTTCTGGCAGCCCCTCTGGGACCCGCTCGGTCTCCCTCTGCATCCCAGGGCTGacggctgctggggaggagagaccACGGTCAGGGACAGGATGGTCAGCTGGGACCCCTCCCCATGGGGAGCAGCATGGgcaccctgccagccccacactcTTCCTGGTGCATGGGGCAACTGCAGCAAGAGGACGGTGCAACTTGAACCCCACACCAGCCCCACGACCCCCCAGTACCCACCTGGCACAGGGCTCTGGTGCCTCTGCCGCTCCCTGGGGGGCTCCGGCACACACGGTGTCTCTTCCTGCTCTATCTTGCAGATGATCTCTGGCTTGTCGGTGGCCCAGCCTGTCCGGGGCACAGACAGAAGCCCCCTCTCCCGCACTGCCgggacagcagcaccggcccccgcacccacagccccagcatcccccccaccccgctcctctctcctgcccctgccaggctgcGGCTTCAGCCCCCCCGTccctgcccctgcagcccctctcgCCTCGCCCTCGTCACCTTGGCCACTCTCCTGTGGACAGGACCCCTGGAAACAGCTCAACGCTGTAGCAGGGAGGTTTAGACTCGGCATGAGGAAGCATTTCTGtaccaagagggtggtcaaaccctggaacaggcttcctggagaggcggttgatgccccaagcctgtccgTGTTTGAGAGATGTTTGGACAACGCCCTTCACAACACGCTGCAATTTGTGCTCAGCTCTAAAGTGGTCGCACAGTTTGACTAGATGGATattgaaggtcctttccaactgaaataggCTCTTccatctcatcccatcccatcccaccccatcttCTCTCCCAGGACCGCTCTCCACAGGAGGCTGTCTGGCAGGGTCAAACCTGCAATTGCAACCGCTACATCAGCACTTGGGCAGCCCTTTCAAGGGCTCCAGCTCAGTTAAAGAGGTGAATTCCAGCTCAACCCCAGCCCAACATCACCAGAGAGAGTCCTCACCCAGCGAGGCGACCATCTGGTAGttctccagcatcacctcccGGTAGAGCTGCCGCTGCCAGCCCGACAGCTTTGCCCACTCCTCGGGGGAGAAGTAGAGGGCCACGTCCTCAAACGTCACCGACATCTGCAGCAAGAAGCAACCCGGCTCAGCACGCCCCACCGCACGTGTGCTGAACACCTCTGCtgaaatcctgctgctgccaggcagggcCCCGCTGCCACTGGGGGCTCCGGCATCACGAGGGCAGCGCCAGGAGAGCTGGGAACATCCTGTGCAAGGGAAGGGCGAGGGCAGAGGGGCTGTCTCGGCACAGCCGGGTGGCACAGCAGGGTCACCTGGGACTCACTCAGCAGGTCTCTAGGGAGGGGGATACACCCCACCAGCTGTGCCCAGAGAgcggcagggctggcaggctTAGAGGCAGGTTTCCCCTGCTCATGCCAAATTAGGGACCCAGGCCAGAGAAGCCAGGACTGCACCCTGTCCCCCACCCATGCCACAGGCCAGATCACCCCCCAGGCCCGGGCACAGCACCGTGACACAAGGCCTGGCCCGAGGCCTGGCAGCAGGCacgctcctgcctgcccctgcccgtgCTGCGGCTCAGCGGGCAGGAACGGGAGCACCCTGCACCGCACCGGGTCTCAAACCACTGCTCTCCCGCACCGCCCCGCACCAACCGGACCCGCAACTCGGCCAGTCCGACGGGCCGGGGCCGTGCCTGACCCCACCTTgccgcagcagcctggagcccGGCGCGTCGCTGCTCTCGGCGGGAGATGGAGCCCGTGCAGGTATTGATCCGGGAAGAGGGAGGCGGGATGCTCCGGATTCCGCAGGAGATGCCTGGCCCGTCACCAACTGCATGGGAGCAGCGAGGACAGATGGTCCCTGCCAAGCACATTTTCAATAAGAGATCAGGGGCACAAGTTCACTCCactgcccacagctgccttccctgcacCCCGAGCCTGCACAGCTACTGGGAAAAGGACCCACCAAAGAGCACCACGCACCAACCCGTCCAGTAAAGCCCAGAAAGAGACAGGAAGTTTTGGAAGCTGCCGACTACCCAGATCTCGCTCCCCTATCCCACAAGGGGGTAGCCGGTGCCGCCAGGGCCGGATCCAGGGGGGCCCGGGCGGGTGGGCCACGGAGCAGCGTGTCCGCGTTGCACGGGGGCCACGGGGCGAGGCGGGGAAAGGCCGGAgcgccggggggagccgggcccTAAGGGGAGTCCGGGGGGggccggcagggctggggggcggccggcggagGGGAGAGCACGGGAGAGGCCGTCGGGGCCGGGGtcccctcccggggccgcccggcggggGATGCCCGCGGCCGGGGAGCGCCGGGACCCCGCGGGGGGGCAGCGCCCATCCCCGTGCCGcgggcccgccgcccgccgcccctacctgcgccggggccgcgccgccagCCCGGCACGGACAAAGGcggcgccgggagccgccggcAGCGTCAGCCCGGgagggccgcccgccgccgctgcaGCACGGGAGCTGGAGTCctgccgctccgccccgccccgccccgctccgctcggCTCGGGGGGGCGGGCACCGGGGAGCACCGCTGTGGCCTGGTggcccctggccctgccccgcagccctggccccgcggggcccccccGCCGGTGCTGCAGCCCGGGAGCTGGAGTTGCCgctccgccccgctccgctcggGGGCAGCCGGGCTGTGACCCCACCAGAAAACTCTCCAAACGGAGTCATTTTATTATTAGCTTGGACCTGTTTATTAATaatctgaaatgctttttagTGGCTCTGGACAAGGCCTCTACTTGCCAAGTTAGATTTTCTGTTAACATTGGCTATTCCAAAGCCACCAGTCCTGGTAACAGAAAACTTTGAAATCCCTGACTCAGCTGTACCGCGGTGGCTGGTCCTGACCACGTATCTGTGTTGCTGTCCGTCTCGGTACTGCTTTTAACTCATCCCCAATATTGAGCTGGAACccagtgggagctgcctggcaggcTCCTCCGTTACAATGAGCTGCTGAGCTTATCCTGCAGCCAAGGAATTTGTGCAGCACAACACAGGCCTGAAGTTTAAATTCAAGCTTTACAGTACAGGCCTGGGCTTTCCATCCctatgcaattccaattaatTGAGCAATAGTCATTCCTTCAGCCCCATCtacttttttcagtttcttatgGATGTCAATAAACAACATACTAAACATTGatctattattttcattttttgcatcCAAATCAGTCCATATTCTAGCAGCTTTTAAATACAGCCTCTCCCCATTTCGCATCCATCACAgtatttagttttctttctcacatCTCCAGCTAGTGCATAAATTCCATGTGATTCAGAGTTTAACAACTCACATTCTTTTCTGATCTCAAAATTATTGTGTAACAATAAGAACAAATTAATAtacagtactgtacttcatctcatttttccAAACTTCCGCAGAACAACATAACTTCAATATAGTACTATAACTTAGAGTCCCATATTCAGGCCATCTTTCCTCATTATCCAATTTATACAACGGCCACAATTGAGTATGATATcgtttcaaactttcttttatcagaggAGGATCCCCCCACAAATTTACTCTGACATGTAAGGATGCAACCTAAGGGGGGGCAAGATAGTATTCCAGTAGGGGAACTGGTTCCCATTTTATAATTATCTccccaaattaatttcttttggtACCTAATACAAATATGCAAAGAAATACCAAGCCTTTATACACTCAGCTCAAGTTAATCAATTCCTTCATGTCTACATGTAGCAGGTCTCTCCGAACATGGTCCTCAATGGAGCCAACTTACATGGAGACTTATTCAAAATAGCAAGTGCATGCAACCAAATTCAAATATGCAAACCAAACACTGAGCTCAAATATGCAAAACAAATACTGAGCTCAAATATGTAAAACAAATGTTGATCTCAAATATGgccaaataccaagttcaaatatgcaaacCAATCACgattacacttattcaagacaataactcaattttagcattgcacctttgaGCCGCTTACCACCCAGCCAGTGAGAGGAACCGCTGGAGTCCCCGATCAACAGGTTGTTGTGCGCTGGAGTCCAGTTgtctctgctccctgctctttTCACTACCCTGGAGTGGGCAAGGCTCTTAGCAGTGTCCCATCTGGGTTGCCACCACTGTTGTCTTAAAACCAGGGTTCTTTACCTGCTGTGCATGCAAATGAGCcaaatttagcacacagagacGAGCTATTGTTTATTACTgagttgcacaagtctggatgctggaacaAAGCCAATTTACcagcaagaaaagtaacagctgtTATATACAAAATCTAATTACTCCTCAGGGCAGTCCCAAAGAGACAATTGGTTACATATTTGCATATTGCATCGCATAATCCTTTTAGCATATAACGAGCAatgttcagctaaaggacactttatccaacagtctTGAGATATGTGTTAAAGCAAGATTCAACTAATTGTGTTGGCTTCCaaatgtctaaagctgcaaggtctGTAGTGTCCGTAGTTCGTGATGAGGTGTTTtgcagactgacctaaaactggCAGGATTTACGTGTCATTGGATTAGCaattgcagacaggattcattcttttacaCAATAATGACAACAATATGACAAACCTAATCCTTTTCCCAGAGGTGATAAACAGCACCGCAGGGAGTATACAGGGCATGTAAAAATTCACATAACCCAGCCATGTGAGCAAACAGAGCAACATTGCGACCAGCAACAACTTAACTAATATagtaaatgtgtattttaacaCACTCCAGTCAGATCTGTCGTTATCCCAGCCCTTCTTACCCCATGTTGGGCACCAAAAAGGACTGTCGTGGTCAAACCCCAGCCCATTCCCAGCTAGTTACTGTAACCATGTGCTGCTCACTCATCCCTCTACCACCTCTGGTGAGATGAGGAGGAGAATCGTGAAACAAAAGGCAAACTTTGTTGGCTTGCGCCAAAAAACCTCCCTGTCCTGTCTCAGACAGAAGCTCATGTTTGAAAGACAACAGCACTGAACTGCACGGCCTCAGAAAATTAAAGAGCATCCAGTCCCACCATGACTCCCCCAGCAGCAAGTGAGCAAGTTCAACCCCTCCAGCCAGCCCCCAGCTTTAAACTGAGAATGATGTTATGTTGAATGGTGTTATGTTGAATGTCCCTTCGGTTAGTTTTGGGTcatctgtcctggctgtgtcgCCCCCCCAGCTTCCTGTGGAAATTAACCCCATCCTGGCTGGCCCAGCGGGGCACCCCTGAGGGAGAGAGGGGCTTCTCTTTTGAGCATGTGCATGCAGGCTGTGGATCGACATTCTTGTGCCATCATATCATAATAACATCCTCAACTGGTACACTGAACCAGCACTTCCTTAAATTTTCTCAGAGCGCTGATTGATCTTGGACTACACAAACTCCGCCCAGTTGCATGGGTTTCTGTCCTTTGGTTTTGGTCTGTTGCTTGGTTTCCGTTTCCATTGCAAATTAAAGTTGATTTAAGCTTATTATTTGCTTGGAGtcattttcagtggtgcccaatgccCCCTGCCACTGCGCTGCAAGGTACgaggggggcagcagctgctctgggtgcTCCGGGCGGAGGGACGGTAAAAATAACCATGAGGATGGAGGTGGGGGCTGGATCTGGGCCTGAGTGATCCTGGCCGAGGCTGctataaaaagaaagagcagccgCTTCTCGCCTCTCCTGCCAGCAGCGGGTGGGTGCCGAGGGGCTGAGTGCCgcgggggctggggagcagcaccccGACCCCACACCCACCGCAGGGCACAGGTAACGCTTCTTGCTGGGGCTCCTGGGGGCTTCATTCCCCGGGTGGGAGGACACCACAGACCTGCGGGATGCCAGGGCCAGGGACATGTGCATATTGTCAGGGTTTAACGCAA from Caloenas nicobarica isolate bCalNic1 chromosome 1, bCalNic1.hap1, whole genome shotgun sequence includes the following:
- the LOC135988764 gene encoding gastrula zinc finger protein XlCGF26.1-like isoform X1, giving the protein MSVTFEDVALYFSPEEWAKLSGWQRQLYREVMLENYQMVASLGWATDKPEIICKIEQEETPCVPEPPREWQSYQTPVPVIDPRTQRETKEVKSFVQRQHLLSHQHIHSGQRPFTCTHCGKSFREKATLITHQRIHTGEKPFTCTECDKSFTHRKSLLNHKRIHTGEKPFTCTECSNSFSLRSSLLRHQRIHTGEKPFTCSECSKSFSQRYSLLGHQRIHTGEKPFTCTDCGKSFVWRQHLLNHQRIHSGEKPFACIECGKSFVQRQHLLIHHRIHTREEPYKCEECGKTFKQKQHLLSHQRIHTGEKPFACSDCGKSFREKKSLIIHQRSHTGEKPFVCSDCGKIFREKRNFVVHERVHTGEKPFACTDCGKSFTGKRNLIIHQRIHTREKPFVCSDCGKSFTQKVNLIVHQRIHTGEKPFTCTDCGKSFVQRPHLRSHQRIHTGEKPFTCTDCGKSFREKGNLITHRRIHTGERPFACTDCGKSFVRRDSLLRHQHIHTGEKPFPCKDCDESFRDKMSLIMHQHIHTGEKPFTCTNCMKSFRQKANLIIHQCIHTGEKLFTCTECGKSFGYKKHLKRHQCVHQGLELVLEGVQQETGVLAPAGGQAEAKPFQCGVCEKRFCKERLMLAHQRTHGTPSLQPPPQPSTP
- the LOC135988764 gene encoding gastrula zinc finger protein XlCGF57.1-like isoform X3 — its product is MSVTFEDVALYFSPEEWAKLSGWQRQLYREVMLENYQMVASLGWATDKPEIICKIEQEETPCVPEPPRERQRHQSPVPAVSPGMQRETERVPEGLPEPTALLPGMPNPGTRCQGGSACSQPGGSQGVGLGLRHLCTECGKSFVRRQHLLSHQRIHTGEKPFACSDCGKSFREKKSLIIHQRSHTGEKPFVCSDCGKIFREKRNFVVHERVHTGEKPFACTDCGKSFTGKRNLIIHQRIHTREKPFVCSDCGKSFTQKVNLIVHQRIHTGEKPFTCTDCGKSFVQRPHLRSHQRIHTGEKPFTCTDCGKSFREKGNLITHRRIHTGERPFACTDCGKSFVRRDSLLRHQHIHTGEKPFPCKDCDESFRDKMSLIMHQHIHTGEKPFTCTNCMKSFRQKANLIIHQCIHTGEKLFTCTECGKSFGYKKHLKRHQCVHQGLELVLEGVQQETGVLAPAGGQAEAKPFQCGVCEKRFCKERLMLAHQRTHGTPSLQPPPQPSTP
- the LOC135988764 gene encoding gastrula zinc finger protein XlCGF57.1-like isoform X2; this encodes MSVTFEDVALYFSPEEWAKLSGWQRQLYREVMLENYQMVASLGWATDKPEIICKIEQEETPCVPEPPRERQRHQSPVPAAVSPGMQRETERVPEGLPEPTALLPGMPNPGTRCQGGSACSQPGGSQGVGLGLRHLCTECGKSFVRRQHLLSHQRIHTGEKPFACSDCGKSFREKKSLIIHQRSHTGEKPFVCSDCGKIFREKRNFVVHERVHTGEKPFACTDCGKSFTGKRNLIIHQRIHTREKPFVCSDCGKSFTQKVNLIVHQRIHTGEKPFTCTDCGKSFVQRPHLRSHQRIHTGEKPFTCTDCGKSFREKGNLITHRRIHTGERPFACTDCGKSFVRRDSLLRHQHIHTGEKPFPCKDCDESFRDKMSLIMHQHIHTGEKPFTCTNCMKSFRQKANLIIHQCIHTGEKLFTCTECGKSFGYKKHLKRHQCVHQGLELVLEGVQQETGVLAPAGGQAEAKPFQCGVCEKRFCKERLMLAHQRTHGTPSLQPPPQPSTP